TCATTTCAACAGAGAGAGCATTTGCGCTTGGGACTAGCTCATAGTATTGGTGGACTTGCTACGAACAATTTTGCTACTGTTTTAGAACACGGAAAATGACGGAAAAAATACTGATCATACAAACTGCTTTTTTGGGGGACTTGATTCTATCGACCCCCTTTTTTCGGGCAGTCAAAAGAAAATTCCCTGAGTCGGAATTGCATGTTCTGGTCAATAAAGGAACAGAACAGGTGCTAGATGGAAATCCTGACATAGATAGGGTTGTGCCTATAGACAAAAAAACGATCAAAAAAAATCCGATCGCTTTTTTCCGTTTTGCGAGAAGTTTGCGACGGGAACATTACGATCAGGTATATTCCGCTCATTTTTCATTCCGATCCAGTCTGTTATCCTGGTTTTCCTCCGCAAAATTCCGGGTCGGATATTTGGAATCTGGGTTTTCTTTTTTGCATACTAAAAAAGTTTCCAGGCCGAAACTAGGGCCTCATGAAGTAGAGAAATTGTTTTCCCTTTTGTATGATGATGTTTCCGAATATCCCGTCGGAAGGGATAGAAGGCCATTTTTGTATCCCAAAGCGTCCGACGTAGAAAGTTTCGAGTCCGCAGCTAATCGAATGAAGGTGACCAAAAGGGATTATATCATCATTGCACCGTCCTCTCTTTGGGAAACAAAACGTATGCCGGAAGAAAAATTCGCAAGTTTTATCAGCCTTATTTTGAGAAAGAGAACGGAAGCGGTAATTCTAATCGGTTCTAAAGCGGATCTATCCATAGAAGAAAAAATCTTTCAATTATTGTCCATTGAACCTCTCAAGTCCCACGAAAGAACAAGACTTATGTCCGTTGTAGGCAAAACTTCTCTATCCGAACTTGCAGTTTGGATTCAAAATGCAAGTGCAATCGTATCGAACGATTCCAGTCCCATTCATTTTGCCTCCGCCTTCAATGTCCCTACTGTCATGATCTACGGTGCAACTGTTCCCGCCTTCGGCTATTCTACGTTATCCGAAAGAAACAGGATTATGGAAGTAAGCGGGCTAGATTGCAGACCATGCGGTATCCATGGCGGGAGAATTTGTCCTGAGTCCCATTTTCGTTGTATGTTAGACCAACAACCCCAAAAACTTTTCGAATCTTTAGAGGAAATATTGAAATCATCATGAATCAAACTTTAAAAAAGAATAAAACGGATTATTCCATTCACATAAAACGCATCCAGTCCGTGAAACAGAAATTAAGCGAAGGGGAGATCTTGTTTGTCTTCGGAGCAAATGATAAAATCAGAAACAGAGATGTAGAATATAAGTTTCGCCAAGACTCAGATTTTTATTACCTCACGGGAATCACGGAAGCGGATTCGATTTTATTCATAACAAAAAATAAGGCGGGAATGTTCTGTCTTCCTAAAGACAAAGAAAAAGAAATCTGGACGGGGATTCGTCTGGGCAAGGAAAAAATCAAAGAACTCTTAAAACTGGATTTGGTTTTTGAAATAAACGAGTGGGATGAAAAAAAGTCGGAATTACTTTTAGGAAATCACACA
The nucleotide sequence above comes from Leptospira kobayashii. Encoded proteins:
- the waaF gene encoding lipopolysaccharide heptosyltransferase II; the protein is MTEKILIIQTAFLGDLILSTPFFRAVKRKFPESELHVLVNKGTEQVLDGNPDIDRVVPIDKKTIKKNPIAFFRFARSLRREHYDQVYSAHFSFRSSLLSWFSSAKFRVGYLESGFSFLHTKKVSRPKLGPHEVEKLFSLLYDDVSEYPVGRDRRPFLYPKASDVESFESAANRMKVTKRDYIIIAPSSLWETKRMPEEKFASFISLILRKRTEAVILIGSKADLSIEEKIFQLLSIEPLKSHERTRLMSVVGKTSLSELAVWIQNASAIVSNDSSPIHFASAFNVPTVMIYGATVPAFGYSTLSERNRIMEVSGLDCRPCGIHGGRICPESHFRCMLDQQPQKLFESLEEILKSS